The following coding sequences are from one Streptomyces angustmyceticus window:
- a CDS encoding NAD(P)-dependent oxidoreductase, translated as MPTPVFRQVSLLPGVWPSPGLLDALRPLSERPPLHLTQWPSPDSETGERFARTDALLAGWKDQLDSGRLSQLPALRYVGLRATSTDRVDLDHTRREGITVSPIYGYGDIGTVEFVIEQFLDHARHGEDAPGELAGRRLGLIGYGPVARRVGTVAAALGMEVIFHTPTPRSEPEGVARWAPLAEVLGSADCLSFHSPAYRHVVTLQDLCLVPGDAFVVVTTLGLPMAESDLHSWQSGRTGRVVLDLCAAHAAGDAVRRLPGIDVHDLYAARTTESVTRAETRLVENLTAALRS; from the coding sequence GTGCCCACTCCCGTGTTCCGGCAGGTCTCCCTCCTGCCCGGAGTCTGGCCGTCCCCCGGCCTTCTCGATGCCCTTCGCCCGCTGAGCGAGCGGCCACCGCTGCACCTGACCCAGTGGCCTTCACCGGATTCGGAGACCGGAGAGCGGTTCGCGCGGACGGACGCCCTGCTGGCGGGCTGGAAGGACCAGCTCGACTCCGGGCGCCTGAGTCAGCTGCCCGCCCTGCGCTACGTGGGTCTGCGCGCCACGTCCACCGACCGCGTCGACCTGGACCACACCCGGCGTGAGGGCATCACCGTGTCGCCCATCTACGGCTACGGCGACATTGGCACGGTCGAGTTCGTGATCGAACAGTTCTTGGACCATGCGCGGCACGGTGAGGATGCACCAGGGGAGTTGGCGGGGCGCCGCCTGGGGCTCATCGGCTATGGGCCCGTGGCCCGGCGCGTCGGCACGGTGGCTGCCGCGCTGGGCATGGAGGTCATCTTCCATACGCCGACCCCCCGCTCCGAGCCGGAGGGAGTGGCACGCTGGGCTCCGCTCGCCGAGGTGCTCGGCTCCGCGGACTGCCTGTCCTTCCATTCACCGGCCTACCGGCACGTCGTCACCCTTCAGGATCTGTGTCTCGTCCCCGGGGACGCCTTCGTCGTCGTGACGACGCTGGGGCTGCCCATGGCGGAAAGCGATCTGCACAGCTGGCAGTCGGGCCGCACAGGTCGTGTGGTCCTGGATTTGTGCGCGGCACACGCCGCCGGCGACGCCGTGCGAAGGCTACCGGGCATCGACGTGCACGATCTCTACGCGGCACGGACCACCGAGTCGGTGACGCGGGCAGAGACCCGACTGGTGGAGAACCTCACGGCAGCGCTTCGCTCGTGA
- a CDS encoding acetolactate synthase large subunit encodes MNGARAVLNTLVHGGIDVCFTNPGTSEMHLIAGMVSTPEIRGILCLFEGVATGAADGYGRMAGKPASTLLHMGPGLGNGLANLHNARRAGTPLINMVGDHATYHKPFDAPLDSDIESMAGTVSAWVRRTGSSADAGQDAADAVRAARTPVGHLPGGVATLVLPSDVCWSEGGVAVPVPAAQAPSFDEVAVERIAKTLRENEGCLLLIGGGNMRRAGLAAASRIAAATGVDVLAEKSPARHERGAGLPRFDRLPYPRDLAVRRLAGARHLILAGTREPVSFFAYPGKPSTLIPSGCEVHDLGAASGALEYLADLVAPGTAPLVTDEHRPALPSGELTAEKAAAVIGALLPEGAVVVDEAMTSDQWLPSATAGAPLHDWLNITGGSIGMGMPVATGAAVACPDRPVLNLEADGSAMYTLQSLWTQSREGLDVTTVVFNNASYAILDSELRRVGAFEGEDVRRSRSLIDIPGLDFVALAKGMDVPATRARTTEEFTRQLRAAAAEPGPHLIDAVVPPVTGGS; translated from the coding sequence ATGAACGGCGCCCGAGCAGTGCTTAACACCCTTGTGCACGGCGGTATCGACGTCTGTTTCACAAATCCGGGCACCTCCGAGATGCACCTCATCGCAGGCATGGTCTCGACGCCGGAGATCCGCGGCATCCTCTGTCTGTTCGAGGGGGTGGCGACGGGCGCCGCTGACGGGTACGGCCGGATGGCGGGAAAGCCCGCCTCGACGCTCCTGCACATGGGACCAGGCCTCGGCAACGGTCTCGCGAACCTGCACAACGCCCGCCGCGCGGGTACGCCGCTGATCAATATGGTGGGCGACCACGCGACATACCACAAACCGTTCGACGCGCCCCTGGACTCCGACATCGAGAGCATGGCCGGGACGGTATCGGCGTGGGTGCGCCGGACCGGGAGTTCCGCCGACGCCGGGCAGGACGCCGCCGACGCCGTTCGGGCCGCGCGGACTCCGGTCGGCCATCTACCCGGCGGCGTCGCCACGCTCGTCCTGCCGTCCGACGTCTGCTGGTCCGAGGGCGGCGTCGCCGTGCCCGTGCCCGCCGCGCAGGCCCCGTCGTTCGACGAGGTCGCGGTGGAGCGGATCGCCAAGACCCTGCGCGAGAACGAGGGGTGCCTCCTGCTCATCGGGGGCGGCAACATGCGGCGTGCGGGCCTGGCGGCGGCGAGCCGCATCGCCGCGGCGACCGGGGTCGACGTCCTGGCCGAGAAGTCCCCGGCGCGACACGAGAGAGGAGCGGGCCTCCCGCGCTTCGACCGGCTGCCCTACCCCAGGGACCTGGCGGTACGACGCCTCGCCGGGGCGCGGCACCTCATCCTCGCCGGCACGCGCGAGCCCGTCTCGTTCTTTGCCTACCCGGGCAAGCCGAGCACCCTGATCCCGTCCGGGTGCGAGGTGCACGACCTCGGCGCGGCATCCGGCGCGCTCGAATACCTGGCGGACCTAGTGGCACCCGGCACCGCGCCGCTCGTCACCGACGAGCACAGGCCGGCGCTGCCGAGCGGGGAGCTGACGGCGGAGAAGGCCGCGGCCGTCATCGGCGCGCTCCTGCCGGAGGGGGCCGTCGTCGTCGACGAGGCCATGACGTCCGACCAGTGGCTGCCGAGCGCCACGGCCGGCGCGCCCTTGCACGACTGGCTCAACATCACCGGCGGTTCGATCGGTATGGGTATGCCGGTTGCCACGGGCGCGGCCGTCGCCTGCCCGGACCGTCCTGTCCTCAATCTGGAGGCGGACGGCAGCGCGATGTACACCCTCCAGTCGCTGTGGACGCAGTCGCGCGAGGGCCTCGACGTGACCACGGTCGTCTTCAACAACGCCTCGTACGCGATCCTCGACTCCGAGCTGCGTCGGGTCGGGGCGTTCGAGGGCGAAGACGTTCGGCGCAGCCGGTCGCTCATCGACATCCCCGGGCTCGACTTCGTCGCGCTGGCGAAGGGTATGGACGTACCCGCCACGCGGGCCCGCACGACCGAGGAGTTCACCCGTCAGCTGCGCGCGGCCGCCGCAGAACCCGGTCCGCACCTCATTGACGCGGTGGTGCCGCCCGTGACGGGTGGCTCCTGA
- a CDS encoding TauD/TfdA dioxygenase family protein, with amino-acid sequence MNGDELAEGVLRYAFRQLLGNNGYVHVVDVPESFDHVAFLRELGTFQPTPTGTVVGDVKPEWGMDDVNHGQNRGGLQPHTEGYEFRGTPPRYLALWCVRPAEGRGGETTMLDGDRVLAEFDESERQHFLETVYQWKSTEGLARRGVVPTAEHPVLEERDGELIFRYSTSYLEIPEGDELARRLIDRGGALYEENHIAIRYKKRDLVVWDNWRMLHSRNAFEDPQRHLKRVQIAG; translated from the coding sequence ATGAACGGCGACGAACTGGCCGAAGGCGTACTCCGGTACGCGTTCCGCCAACTGCTCGGCAACAACGGATACGTACATGTCGTCGACGTCCCCGAGTCCTTCGACCACGTGGCCTTCCTCCGGGAGCTGGGCACGTTCCAGCCCACGCCCACCGGCACCGTCGTCGGGGACGTGAAGCCCGAGTGGGGCATGGATGACGTCAACCACGGCCAGAACCGCGGAGGGTTGCAGCCCCACACGGAGGGATACGAGTTCCGCGGCACGCCGCCGCGGTATCTCGCGTTGTGGTGCGTCAGGCCGGCCGAGGGGCGCGGCGGCGAGACCACGATGCTCGACGGCGACCGTGTGCTCGCGGAGTTTGACGAGAGCGAGCGGCAGCACTTCCTCGAGACCGTGTACCAGTGGAAGTCCACGGAGGGCCTCGCCCGCCGCGGTGTGGTGCCCACGGCGGAGCACCCGGTCCTGGAGGAGCGCGACGGCGAGCTGATCTTCCGGTACTCGACGAGCTACTTGGAGATCCCGGAGGGCGACGAGCTGGCACGGCGTCTCATCGACCGCGGAGGTGCCCTCTACGAGGAGAACCACATCGCCATCCGCTACAAGAAGCGGGACCTCGTGGTCTGGGACAACTGGCGGATGCTGCATTCCCGCAACGCCTTCGAGGACCCACAGCGGCACCTCAAGCGCGTCCAGATCGCAGGCTGA
- a CDS encoding zinc-binding dehydrogenase, whose translation MRATVIHASRDVRVEEVPDPVIRQPTDAVVRVVLSCVCGTDLWAYRGVADFEPGQRTGHEFVGIVEDVGTDVGGCVVGDLVVVPFVWSDGECGYCAEGLTTSCERGGFWGTQGSDGGQGEAVRVPYADGTLVRLPNEAASDRRLLTALLTLSDVLGTGHHGAVGAGAGPGTTVAVVGDGAVGLCGVLAAKRLGAERIIALGRHPSRTDVARSFGATDVVPERGEAAIEAVRELTRGRGVPAVIEAVGTAQSLWTAVQIVRDGGSIGCVGVPHGSDTGLDLSDVFERNVALRGGVAPVRTYIPQLLPDVLDGVIDPSPVFDLTVGLEGVPGGYKAMDERTALKVLVSY comes from the coding sequence ATGCGCGCCACTGTCATCCACGCCTCCCGCGACGTACGGGTAGAGGAGGTGCCGGACCCGGTGATCCGGCAGCCCACCGACGCCGTGGTGCGGGTTGTACTCTCCTGCGTCTGCGGCACCGACCTGTGGGCCTACCGGGGCGTGGCCGACTTCGAGCCGGGGCAGCGCACCGGCCACGAGTTCGTCGGCATCGTCGAGGACGTCGGCACCGATGTCGGGGGCTGCGTCGTCGGCGACCTGGTCGTCGTGCCGTTCGTCTGGTCGGACGGCGAGTGCGGCTACTGCGCCGAGGGGCTGACCACGTCGTGCGAGCGGGGCGGCTTCTGGGGCACGCAGGGATCAGACGGCGGCCAGGGCGAGGCGGTCCGGGTGCCGTATGCCGACGGCACCCTCGTACGCCTCCCGAACGAGGCGGCGTCCGACCGGCGGCTGCTCACCGCCCTCCTGACGCTGTCCGACGTGCTGGGGACCGGCCACCACGGCGCGGTCGGCGCGGGCGCGGGGCCCGGCACGACGGTAGCCGTCGTCGGCGACGGCGCGGTCGGACTCTGCGGGGTCCTGGCCGCCAAGCGCCTGGGCGCCGAACGGATCATCGCGCTCGGTCGGCACCCCTCCCGTACGGACGTCGCCAGGTCCTTTGGTGCGACCGACGTCGTCCCCGAGCGCGGAGAGGCGGCGATCGAGGCCGTGCGCGAACTGACCCGCGGCCGCGGCGTGCCCGCGGTCATCGAGGCCGTGGGGACCGCACAGTCCCTGTGGACGGCGGTACAGATCGTCAGAGACGGCGGCTCGATCGGTTGCGTCGGCGTGCCGCACGGCAGCGACACGGGCCTGGACTTGAGCGACGTCTTCGAGCGGAACGTCGCGCTGCGCGGCGGCGTCGCGCCGGTGCGGACCTACATCCCCCAGCTGCTGCCCGACGTGCTCGACGGGGTGATCGACCCGTCGCCGGTGTTCGACCTGACGGTCGGACTCGAAGGAGTGCCCGGCGGCTACAAGGCGATGGACGAGCGAACGGCCCTGAAGGTACTCGTCAGCTATTGA
- a CDS encoding ATP-grasp domain-containing protein gives MSPSVPGPTAPRILLLGGTAESARKAAECGLCVVNVDKPVLFEPAARKHCAQTHLIDYQDIGLVTTLARALHQHAPFTRVLSQTEAGPLVAGHLTTVLGIAGNGVGVARVLHDKLALRDLLNTRGLGSVAARRGTSCQALRDFVAHHGGAVVKPTKGSGSLAVRKVRSAGEATEAWDWLASYGVRHFMVEELLAGPELSVETFSVDGRHTVLAITGKDNGDGVVALGHVVPAELNQEEASAVAALTCRMLDAVGLVEGPAHTEVILTADGPRVVESHNRCAGGHINELVAMVHGVDLERLTYRLAGPDPVTVPEPAADGAAAVRFLTPPAGRVESVEGVDEARAAAGVVRVEVKVEPGQDVRPLHWSEDRSGVVVVRAENSAAAARRARQVAESIEIRTEPSEQEPATTMGELLAAVDEVLDPFAQDPYTHGPSAQDSLAQQEGPHACAPLSSTPPATYG, from the coding sequence ATGAGCCCTTCGGTACCGGGCCCGACCGCACCGCGGATCCTGCTGCTCGGCGGGACCGCGGAGAGTGCGCGGAAGGCGGCGGAATGCGGCCTCTGCGTCGTGAATGTCGACAAGCCCGTCCTGTTCGAACCCGCCGCCAGGAAACACTGCGCGCAGACCCACCTGATCGACTACCAGGACATCGGCCTGGTCACCACGCTGGCCAGAGCGCTCCACCAACACGCCCCGTTCACCCGGGTCCTGAGCCAGACGGAGGCGGGCCCCCTGGTGGCGGGGCACCTCACCACCGTCCTGGGCATCGCGGGGAACGGCGTCGGTGTCGCCCGCGTGCTCCACGACAAGCTCGCCCTGCGCGACCTCCTGAACACCCGGGGCCTGGGCAGTGTCGCCGCGCGCCGCGGGACCTCCTGCCAAGCGCTGCGGGACTTCGTCGCGCACCACGGCGGGGCGGTGGTGAAGCCGACGAAAGGGTCGGGAAGCCTGGCGGTGCGCAAGGTCCGCTCGGCCGGCGAAGCGACCGAGGCCTGGGACTGGCTGGCCTCGTACGGCGTACGTCACTTCATGGTCGAGGAACTCCTCGCCGGCCCCGAACTCAGCGTTGAGACCTTCTCCGTGGACGGCAGGCACACCGTCCTCGCGATCACCGGCAAGGACAACGGCGACGGCGTGGTGGCACTGGGCCACGTGGTCCCGGCGGAGCTGAACCAGGAGGAGGCGTCGGCGGTCGCCGCACTCACGTGTCGGATGCTGGACGCTGTCGGCCTGGTCGAGGGCCCCGCGCACACGGAGGTCATCCTCACCGCCGACGGGCCGCGCGTGGTGGAGTCCCACAACCGCTGTGCCGGAGGCCACATCAACGAACTCGTGGCCATGGTGCACGGCGTCGACCTGGAGCGGCTCACCTACCGACTCGCGGGCCCCGACCCGGTCACCGTCCCGGAACCGGCGGCCGACGGCGCCGCCGCGGTGCGCTTCCTCACTCCGCCCGCCGGGCGCGTGGAGTCGGTCGAGGGCGTGGACGAGGCCCGCGCGGCGGCCGGCGTGGTGCGCGTCGAGGTCAAGGTCGAACCCGGCCAGGACGTCCGCCCGCTGCACTGGTCGGAGGACCGGTCCGGGGTGGTCGTGGTGCGCGCGGAGAACAGCGCGGCCGCCGCGCGTAGGGCCCGCCAGGTCGCCGAGTCGATCGAGATACGTACCGAGCCGTCCGAGCAGGAGCCCGCGACGACGATGGGCGAACTGCTCGCCGCCGTGGACGAGGTGCTCGATCCGTTCGCTCAGGATCCGTATACCCACGGCCCGTCCGCCCAGGATTCACTCGCCCAGCAGGAAGGACCCCACGCATGCGCGCCACTGTCATCCACGCCTCCCGCGACGTACGGGTAG
- a CDS encoding non-ribosomal peptide synthetase, which produces MTSQQRAQRTANTPHASHPMSFEQESIWLNDQFQKGRSRYVESWAHRISGRIDVPAAEAALSEIVRRHEALRTRLHLAADRPVQTVLPAGPITVTRRSVPGDQLDEALREALAAPLPLDAPPLLRAYLFEPTGSVDGDAVLLVVLHHAAMDGTSLHLLDAEFSACYRAALAGTGHGLPELPQQMGGYAERRRRTARLTDAAHLAYWRTALRDAPDETAFPTDHPRAAVMSHRGGQVEFTLDDEVARGIGALAKQRHSSPYVVLLAALTALTHRLSGQRDLVIGTPVSLRDEPALDSVIACLAEVLPIRQKVTPTASFASLVSATQDVVLDAVEHREVSFGRLVGELGVERTLSRFPLFQIVFTADSQEAAGLGLPDASTERLSLHNGTAKYDVFLSVVPQGDGFRGFLEYSSDLFDRRTAELLAERYQTVLTHAVARPETALADLRILSDAEERLIHGCWTSGPDADGPIPLVHTVFADEARKTPNAPAVVRGEDTLSYRDLDASAEAVAALLVERGHAGHRVALCVERTFDLPVAVLAVLKAAGACVPLDVGYPAERIAYMLRDSGATALVTRRSVAAGLTLPGDLPVTFLDDVPTPRTAAGGDAESPAALPAARDEDIAYVLYTSGSTGRPKGVALPHRSLAGLVDWQRRRSGSGPGARTLQFAPLSFDVAFQELFATWASGGAVVLIDDDVRTDPERLCDMLSVHRVERLFLPYVALQQLARYACAEQRRCPSLKEVVTAGEQLFVTPAIRRFFTDLAHASLENQYGPTETHVVTAERLTGPPASWPDRPSIGRPVPGARVYVLDGAMRPCPVGSTGELYVGGRAPAQGYLGLPELTAERFLRDPHAPEPGRVYRTGDLARLLPDGRIELLGRTDDQVKIRGHRVETGEVESAVKAVPGVADAVVVSTEGAPGEGRRLAVGYLPTAGDGLTPEALRSALRDRLPSFMVPAVCVPLASFPLTPSGKVDRAALARDRSGTAVAPPQGEPARTPTEKRVTELCAAVLGVGSAGVEDDFFAHGGDSLLAVRLALALREEFGVAVPMNCVFTAPTPVALTRLVDRLGQRPDTPALTADLVLPPDIVPAQQVLPVVTNPKEVLLTGATGFLGAFLLRELLAHTSARVHCLVRGTDQAHAAARLRAAQEAYGIADEEAQERIVVHAGDLALPRLGLSEEAFDRLARTVDVVHHAGASVNLAQAYAQSRLANVRGTVEVLRLAAAHRTVPVHHISTVGVFAGRALTGRRIGPDEPLTPVEALVHGYTQSKWVAERLVETARERGLPVTVYRPTRIAGDATTGACQSADFLWLLLKGCAQAGLAPRLDDVAFDLVPVDHVSRAVVALASTPEAAGRSFHLAGERLMSFSRAVACLRRALALPITDVPVKEWLRAIEAMPDNAAFPLLGVMGDGRDDDPEGSVRFDTADTRLLLRGTGIACPDIDEKVFTGYVRYFAESGFLPTPRDEGSRR; this is translated from the coding sequence GTGACCAGCCAGCAACGTGCGCAGCGGACGGCAAACACGCCGCACGCCAGCCACCCGATGTCGTTCGAGCAGGAGTCGATCTGGCTCAACGACCAGTTTCAAAAAGGCCGTTCACGGTACGTCGAGTCATGGGCCCACCGCATCAGCGGCCGCATCGACGTGCCCGCCGCCGAGGCCGCGCTCTCCGAGATCGTCCGGCGTCACGAGGCGCTGCGCACCCGCCTCCACCTGGCCGCGGACCGGCCTGTGCAGACCGTGCTTCCCGCGGGGCCGATCACGGTCACCAGGCGGTCGGTGCCCGGCGACCAGCTGGACGAGGCCCTGCGCGAGGCGCTCGCCGCGCCGCTCCCGCTCGACGCCCCGCCGCTTCTCAGGGCGTACCTCTTCGAACCGACCGGCAGCGTGGACGGCGACGCGGTGCTCCTCGTCGTCCTGCACCACGCGGCCATGGACGGCACCAGCCTGCACCTGCTCGACGCCGAGTTCAGTGCCTGCTACCGGGCCGCCCTCGCGGGCACCGGGCACGGCCTGCCGGAACTGCCGCAGCAGATGGGCGGATACGCGGAGCGGCGGCGCCGCACGGCGCGCCTGACGGACGCCGCACATCTGGCGTACTGGCGGACCGCGCTGCGCGACGCACCTGACGAGACGGCCTTCCCCACCGACCATCCGCGGGCTGCGGTGATGAGTCACCGCGGCGGACAGGTCGAGTTCACCCTCGACGACGAGGTGGCCCGTGGTATCGGCGCTCTCGCAAAACAGCGCCACAGCTCGCCGTACGTGGTGCTGCTCGCCGCCCTGACGGCGCTCACGCACCGGTTGAGCGGGCAGCGGGACCTGGTTATCGGGACTCCGGTCTCCCTGCGGGACGAGCCCGCGCTCGACTCGGTGATCGCCTGCCTGGCCGAGGTGCTGCCGATTCGTCAGAAAGTGACGCCAACCGCGTCGTTCGCCTCGCTGGTTTCCGCCACCCAGGACGTCGTCCTGGACGCGGTCGAGCACCGTGAGGTCTCCTTCGGCCGGCTCGTCGGTGAGCTGGGGGTGGAGCGCACGCTCAGCAGGTTCCCGCTCTTCCAGATCGTCTTCACCGCAGACTCCCAGGAGGCCGCGGGTCTGGGCCTGCCCGACGCGAGCACCGAGCGGCTGTCGCTCCACAACGGCACAGCGAAGTACGACGTCTTCCTGAGCGTGGTACCGCAGGGCGATGGGTTCCGTGGCTTCCTGGAGTACTCGTCCGACCTGTTCGATCGGCGCACCGCCGAACTCCTGGCGGAGCGCTACCAGACGGTGCTCACGCACGCGGTGGCTCGCCCCGAAACCGCACTGGCGGACCTGCGGATCCTGTCCGACGCCGAGGAGCGGCTCATCCACGGATGCTGGACGTCAGGACCGGACGCGGATGGCCCCATACCCCTCGTGCACACGGTCTTTGCCGACGAAGCGCGGAAGACTCCGAACGCGCCCGCAGTGGTGCGGGGCGAGGACACCCTGTCTTACCGGGACCTCGACGCGTCGGCCGAGGCCGTCGCGGCGCTGCTCGTCGAGCGGGGGCACGCGGGCCACCGGGTGGCCCTCTGCGTGGAACGCACCTTCGACCTGCCGGTCGCGGTCCTCGCCGTGCTCAAGGCGGCGGGCGCCTGCGTGCCGTTGGACGTCGGCTACCCGGCTGAGCGCATCGCGTACATGCTCCGGGACAGCGGCGCCACGGCGCTGGTGACCCGACGCTCCGTGGCCGCAGGACTGACGCTTCCCGGCGACCTCCCCGTGACCTTCCTGGACGATGTCCCGACGCCCAGGACCGCCGCGGGCGGGGACGCGGAGTCGCCGGCGGCCCTCCCCGCCGCCCGTGACGAAGACATCGCGTATGTGCTCTACACCTCCGGATCCACCGGCCGCCCCAAGGGGGTGGCCCTGCCGCACCGTTCGCTGGCGGGCCTCGTCGACTGGCAGCGCCGCCGCTCCGGCTCCGGTCCCGGCGCCCGTACCCTGCAGTTCGCGCCGCTCAGCTTCGACGTCGCCTTTCAGGAGCTCTTCGCCACCTGGGCCTCGGGAGGCGCCGTCGTCCTCATCGACGACGACGTGCGCACGGACCCCGAGCGGCTGTGCGACATGCTGAGCGTGCACCGCGTCGAGCGGCTCTTCCTGCCGTATGTCGCCCTGCAACAGCTCGCCCGCTACGCGTGCGCCGAACAGCGCCGGTGCCCCTCGCTCAAGGAAGTGGTGACCGCCGGGGAACAGCTCTTCGTCACGCCCGCGATCCGAAGGTTCTTCACCGATCTCGCCCACGCGTCACTGGAGAACCAGTACGGCCCGACGGAGACACACGTGGTCACCGCCGAGCGCCTCACAGGGCCCCCCGCGTCCTGGCCCGATCGCCCCTCCATCGGCCGCCCCGTCCCGGGCGCCCGCGTGTATGTGCTCGACGGCGCCATGCGGCCGTGCCCGGTCGGCTCAACCGGAGAACTCTACGTCGGCGGCCGGGCCCCCGCGCAGGGCTACCTCGGTCTTCCGGAACTCACCGCCGAGCGGTTCCTCCGCGATCCCCACGCGCCGGAGCCGGGCCGCGTCTACCGCACCGGAGACCTGGCCAGGCTGCTGCCAGACGGCCGCATCGAACTCCTCGGCCGTACCGACGACCAGGTCAAGATCCGCGGCCACCGCGTGGAGACCGGCGAAGTCGAGTCCGCCGTCAAGGCCGTGCCCGGAGTGGCCGACGCCGTGGTGGTCTCCACCGAAGGGGCACCGGGGGAGGGCAGACGTCTCGCCGTGGGCTACCTCCCCACCGCCGGGGACGGCCTCACCCCCGAGGCCCTGCGGTCCGCGCTCCGCGACCGCCTGCCCTCCTTCATGGTGCCGGCGGTCTGTGTGCCGCTGGCCTCCTTCCCTTTGACGCCCAGCGGCAAAGTGGACAGGGCGGCGCTCGCTCGCGACCGCTCCGGCACGGCGGTCGCGCCCCCGCAGGGCGAGCCCGCCCGCACGCCCACCGAGAAGAGGGTCACCGAGCTGTGCGCGGCGGTACTGGGAGTCGGCAGTGCCGGCGTCGAGGACGACTTCTTCGCCCACGGCGGAGACTCTCTGCTGGCCGTGCGGCTCGCCCTCGCCCTGCGTGAGGAGTTCGGCGTCGCGGTCCCCATGAACTGCGTGTTCACCGCGCCCACGCCCGTGGCCCTGACCCGGCTCGTGGACCGGCTCGGGCAGCGGCCGGACACACCGGCCCTGACGGCCGACCTGGTCCTGCCGCCGGACATCGTGCCCGCGCAGCAGGTGCTGCCTGTCGTCACCAACCCCAAGGAGGTGCTGCTCACCGGCGCCACCGGCTTCCTCGGCGCCTTCCTCCTGCGCGAACTCCTCGCACATACGTCGGCCCGGGTGCACTGCCTCGTCCGAGGCACGGACCAGGCGCACGCGGCCGCACGGCTGCGCGCGGCGCAGGAGGCGTACGGCATCGCGGATGAGGAGGCACAGGAGCGGATCGTCGTCCATGCCGGCGACCTCGCGCTGCCCCGGCTCGGCCTCTCTGAGGAGGCATTCGACCGGCTGGCGCGCACTGTGGACGTTGTCCACCATGCGGGAGCCAGCGTCAATCTTGCCCAGGCGTACGCCCAGTCGCGACTAGCGAACGTTCGCGGCACGGTCGAGGTGCTGCGACTCGCTGCGGCCCATCGCACGGTTCCCGTTCATCACATCTCGACTGTCGGAGTGTTCGCGGGACGCGCGCTCACCGGCCGCCGGATCGGGCCCGACGAACCCCTCACCCCGGTGGAGGCGCTCGTGCACGGCTACACCCAGAGCAAGTGGGTGGCCGAGCGGCTGGTCGAGACCGCGCGGGAACGCGGCCTGCCGGTGACCGTGTACCGGCCGACCCGCATCGCGGGAGACGCCACCACCGGCGCCTGCCAGAGCGCGGACTTCCTGTGGCTGCTCCTCAAGGGCTGCGCGCAGGCGGGCCTCGCGCCGCGCCTCGACGACGTCGCCTTCGACCTGGTTCCGGTGGACCATGTCAGCCGCGCCGTCGTCGCCCTGGCGAGCACCCCCGAGGCGGCAGGCAGGAGCTTCCACCTGGCTGGTGAGCGGCTCATGTCGTTCAGCCGGGCCGTCGCGTGCCTGCGACGCGCGCTGGCCCTGCCCATCACGGACGTCCCCGTAAAGGAGTGGCTGCGCGCCATCGAGGCCATGCCCGACAACGCGGCCTTCCCGCTGCTCGGCGTCATGGGCGACGGCCGGGACGACGACCCCGAGGGCAGCGTGCGCTTCGACACGGCCGACACCCGTCTGCTGCTGCGCGGCACGGGCATCGCCTGCCCGGACATCGACGAGAAGGTCTTCACGGGCTACGTCCGGTATTTCGCCGAGTCCGGATTCCTGCCGACTCCGCGCGACGAGGGGAGTCGGCGATGA